Below is a window of Leucobacter chromiiresistens DNA.
CCTGCTCATCCAGGCACAGACGCTCGGCCTCATCGGCCCCGGTCTCGCCGAGCTGCGCGCGGTCGTGGCGCGATCCACCGCCCCGATCCGCTACACCCCCGCCACGGGCCGGCGGACGCGCGGCCTCCCGGACGCGGGTGCGGGTGCGGGTGCGGGCGCGGGTGCGGCGGGGATGAGCGCCGACTGCGATAATCGAGAGCGATGAAGGCTCACGAGGCGGTCATGGAGTGGGTGACCGAGGAGCTGCGCAGCGGGCGGCTGCACATCGGCGACCACCTGCCCGGGGAGCGCGCGCTCGCCGAGGCGCTGCAGGTCTCCCGCAGCTCGCTGCGCGAGGCGCTGCGCGTGCTCGAAGCCCTGGGCACGATCCGCACGGCGACGGGCTCGGGCCCGCGATCCGGCACCATCATCACGGCCTCCCCCGAGCAGGCGCTCACGCTCGCGCTGAACCTGCAGCTCGCGACGAGCCAGGTGGAGCACCACCACGTCTACGAGATGCGCCTGCTGCTCGAGAGCTGGGCCGCCGAGCACTCCGACCCGGCGCGTGGCGACTGGGAGCAGGCGGGCCTCCTGCTCGACCGCATGGACGACCCCGATCTGCCGGTCGAGAAGTTCCTGCCCCTCGACGCCGAGTTCCACGTGCTGCTCTCGCGCGCGGCGAACAATCCGCTGACGAGCACGCTCATGGACGCCCTGCGCGTGTCGATCGCCGACCACACGCTGCAGCGCGCGCAGGCGCTGCCTGACTGGACGCGCACGGCCGAGCGCCTGCGCGCGGAGCACCGCGGCATCCTCGAGAGCCTGCGAGACGGCGACCGCGATACCGCCGTCGAGCGGATCCGCGCGCACATCCGCGGGTACTACTTCGAGACCGCCCGCTGATCCCCCGCCCGGATTGACGGATCGCGAACGCCGCACCTACACTACTTGTGGTCATACCACATGGTCTGACCACATTGGTTTCGCAGAGATGACAGCTTCACGACCGACGATCTCAAGGGAGAGATGACATGACGACCCCCGCAGCACGGCCCGACGAATCGTCGGGCATCAACTACCGCGTCCTCCTCGGCAGCCTCAGCGGCAGCGTGATCGAATGGTTCGACTTCCTCGTCTACGGCACCGTCGCCGCGCTCGTCTTCAACAAGCTCTACTTCCCGAGCGACAACGAGTTCGTGTCGACCATGCTCGCATTCGTCTCGTTCTCGCTCACCTTCTTCTTCCGCCCCCTCGGCGGCATCCTCTTCTCCCACATCGGCGACCGCATCGGCCGCAAGAAGACGCTCTTCATCACGCTGACGCTCATGGGCGGCGGCACGGTCGCCATCGGCCTGCTGCCCGACTACGCCGCCATCGGAGTCGCCGCGCCGATCCTGCTCATCTGCTTCCGCATC
It encodes the following:
- a CDS encoding FadR/GntR family transcriptional regulator, coding for MKAHEAVMEWVTEELRSGRLHIGDHLPGERALAEALQVSRSSLREALRVLEALGTIRTATGSGPRSGTIITASPEQALTLALNLQLATSQVEHHHVYEMRLLLESWAAEHSDPARGDWEQAGLLLDRMDDPDLPVEKFLPLDAEFHVLLSRAANNPLTSTLMDALRVSIADHTLQRAQALPDWTRTAERLRAEHRGILESLRDGDRDTAVERIRAHIRGYYFETAR